A single window of Caldisericaceae bacterium DNA harbors:
- a CDS encoding deoxynucleoside kinase, which produces MMYIVISGNIGAGKTSLAQIISEDLGFSVYFEDFHSNLFLKDYYQDMKRWAFATQINFLALRYEQIVHHMLLSKIPAVLDRSIYEDREVFAKSLFEEGLMTKEEWTVYDKLYNLMVTHLPTPNLLIYLEKSVDELLRNIAKRGRDFEKIPREYLESLDKRYKEFYANWHFPKLKITNDIYDNRKDIIERIKNALYNSVY; this is translated from the coding sequence ATGATGTATATTGTAATTTCAGGAAACATTGGAGCAGGTAAGACATCTTTAGCACAGATTATTTCAGAAGATCTGGGTTTTTCTGTTTATTTTGAAGACTTCCACTCAAATTTATTTTTAAAGGACTATTACCAGGACATGAAAAGGTGGGCATTTGCAACTCAAATTAATTTTCTTGCCTTAAGGTATGAGCAGATTGTCCATCATATGCTTTTATCTAAAATACCTGCAGTCCTTGATAGATCTATTTATGAGGATAGAGAAGTATTCGCTAAATCTCTTTTTGAAGAAGGTTTAATGACAAAAGAAGAGTGGACTGTTTACGATAAATTATACAATCTCATGGTAACTCACTTGCCAACTCCAAACCTTTTAATTTATCTTGAAAAGTCAGTAGATGAACTTTTAAGAAACATTGCAAAAAGGGGGAGAGATTTTGAAAAAATTCCACGTGAATACCTTGAAAGCCTTGATAAAAGATACAAAGAGTTTTATGCAAATTGGCATTTTCCAAAGTTGAAAATCACAAACGATATTTACGATAATAGGAAAGATATCATTGAAAGAATTAAAAATGCACTTTATAACTCAGTTTATTAG
- a CDS encoding type II toxin-antitoxin system Phd/YefM family antitoxin — protein sequence MLISISASKLKQNLLKVLDEVEKGSVFAVIRKSKIVSVLIDYETFESLKEAYEILKDKELLKKFLDENKDS from the coding sequence ATGCTTATTTCTATTTCCGCTTCAAAATTAAAACAGAATCTTTTAAAAGTGCTCGATGAGGTAGAAAAGGGAAGTGTTTTTGCAGTGATAAGGAAAAGTAAAATTGTATCAGTTTTGATTGATTATGAAACATTTGAATCTCTAAAAGAAGCATATGAGATTTTGAAAGATAAGGAATTACTGAAAAAGTTTTTAGATGAAAACAAAGATAGTTGA